Proteins from one Catenuloplanes atrovinosus genomic window:
- a CDS encoding MATE family efflux transporter → MSNDTAAADRVPLRRIASLALPALVVLAAEPIYVLVDTAVVGHLGRVPLAALGIGGTVMSFAAWLGTVMAYGTTGRSARRYGAGDRRAAVEEGVQASWLALLGGLAIIAVVQVLAGPLARALAGGPTPVAQAAAEWLRIAVLGAPGLMLVAAGNGWMRGVQETRRPLAIVVVANLVSAVLCPLLVYPAGLGLHGSAIANVIAQLGSGALFTAALLRERVSLRPRAGDILAQLVVGRDLLIRGAAFQACWLSATSVAARYGDAALAAHQIAIQLWFFAALVLDAVAIAAQSLVGAALGAGDEPQARRLGRQIGLIGLASGVAFAVVFGAGARVIPALFTRDGAVHDQALVVWPWFIALLPLVGVVYALDGVMIGAGDVAFMRNMTIVAALGGFLPGIWVTYALDLGLGGVWSGLALFTMIRLVALLARLRTSAWSVVGATR, encoded by the coding sequence ATGAGCAACGACACCGCCGCCGCCGATCGGGTCCCGCTGCGCCGGATCGCCTCGCTCGCGCTGCCCGCCCTGGTGGTGCTGGCCGCCGAGCCGATCTACGTGCTGGTCGACACCGCCGTGGTGGGACACCTCGGCCGGGTGCCGCTGGCCGCGCTCGGCATCGGCGGCACCGTCATGTCGTTCGCGGCGTGGCTCGGCACGGTGATGGCGTACGGCACGACCGGCCGCTCCGCCCGCCGCTACGGCGCCGGTGACCGCCGGGCCGCGGTCGAGGAGGGCGTGCAGGCGTCCTGGCTGGCGCTGCTCGGCGGCCTGGCCATCATCGCCGTGGTGCAGGTGCTGGCCGGCCCGCTGGCCCGCGCGCTGGCCGGTGGCCCCACGCCGGTCGCCCAGGCCGCGGCGGAGTGGCTGCGCATCGCGGTGCTCGGCGCGCCCGGCCTGATGCTCGTCGCGGCCGGCAACGGCTGGATGCGGGGCGTCCAGGAGACCCGCCGGCCGCTCGCCATCGTGGTGGTGGCCAACCTGGTCTCCGCCGTGCTCTGCCCGCTGCTGGTCTATCCCGCCGGCCTCGGCCTGCACGGCTCCGCGATCGCGAACGTGATCGCCCAGCTCGGCTCCGGCGCGCTCTTCACGGCCGCGCTGCTGCGCGAGCGGGTGTCGCTCCGGCCGCGCGCCGGCGACATCCTCGCGCAGCTCGTGGTCGGGCGCGACCTGCTGATCCGCGGCGCGGCGTTCCAGGCGTGCTGGCTGTCGGCCACCTCGGTCGCGGCCCGCTACGGCGACGCGGCGCTGGCCGCCCACCAGATCGCCATCCAGCTGTGGTTCTTCGCCGCGCTGGTGCTGGACGCGGTGGCGATCGCGGCGCAGTCGCTGGTCGGCGCCGCGCTCGGGGCCGGGGACGAGCCGCAGGCGCGGCGGCTGGGGCGGCAGATCGGGCTGATCGGGCTCGCGTCCGGCGTGGCCTTCGCGGTGGTGTTCGGCGCGGGGGCGCGGGTGATCCCGGCGCTGTTCACCCGGGACGGGGCGGTGCACGACCAGGCGCTGGTGGTGTGGCCGTGGTTCATCGCGCTGCTGCCGCTGGTGGGGGTGGTGTACGCGCTGGACGGGGTCATGATCGGCGCGGGGGATGTGGCGTTCATGCGCAACATGACGATCGTGGCGGCGCTGGGCGGGTTCCTGCCGGGGATCTGGGTGACGTACGCGCTGGATCTGGGGTTGGGCGGGGTGTGGTCCGGGCTGGCGCTGTTCACCATGATCCGGCTGGTGGCGCTGCTGGCGCGATTGCGGACGTCCGCGTGGTCGGTGGTCGGCGCAACGCGGTGA
- the truB gene encoding tRNA pseudouridine(55) synthase TruB, with translation MRWRVEGLVVVDKPGGMTSHDVVARMRRLAKTRRVGHGGTLDPMATGVLVIGVGRGTKLLTYVTGATKSYDGTIRLGQTTVTDDAEGDVTASAPAGHLGDDEIRAALATFVGEIDQVPSSVSAIKVNGERAYKKVRDGEEVTLAARRITISRLDVHEIRRTGDLIDVEVSVSCSSGTYIRAIARDLGARLGVGGHLTALRRTEVGGFPLSEALTLEQLEERSPDVVTLPLPDAARRCFPIREATPEEARTLSHGGPLTPAGIDGPYAVFGTDGTLLAIVTERDGKARPDIVLAPA, from the coding sequence ATGAGGTGGCGCGTGGAGGGTCTGGTCGTGGTGGACAAGCCGGGTGGCATGACGTCGCACGACGTCGTGGCGCGGATGCGGCGCCTGGCGAAGACCCGCAGGGTCGGGCACGGCGGGACGCTGGACCCGATGGCCACCGGCGTGCTGGTGATCGGCGTGGGGCGCGGCACGAAGCTGCTGACCTACGTGACCGGCGCGACCAAGAGCTACGACGGCACGATCCGGTTGGGGCAGACCACGGTCACCGACGACGCGGAGGGCGACGTGACCGCGAGCGCACCGGCCGGTCACCTGGGCGACGACGAGATCCGCGCGGCGCTGGCGACGTTCGTGGGCGAGATCGACCAGGTGCCGAGCTCGGTGAGCGCGATCAAGGTGAACGGCGAGCGCGCCTACAAGAAGGTCCGCGACGGCGAGGAGGTCACGCTCGCGGCGCGCCGGATCACCATCTCCCGGCTCGACGTGCACGAGATCCGCCGCACCGGCGACCTGATCGACGTGGAGGTGAGCGTGAGCTGCTCGTCCGGCACGTACATCCGGGCCATCGCGCGTGACCTGGGCGCACGGCTGGGGGTCGGCGGCCACCTGACCGCGCTGCGCCGCACCGAGGTCGGCGGCTTCCCGCTCTCCGAGGCGCTGACGCTGGAGCAGCTGGAGGAGCGCTCGCCCGACGTGGTCACGCTGCCCCTGCCCGACGCGGCCCGCCGCTGCTTCCCGATCCGCGAGGCCACCCCGGAGGAGGCCCGCACCCTCTCGCACGGCGGCCCGCTGACCCCGGCCGGCATCGACGGCCCCTACGCCGTGTTCGGCACCGACGGCACCCTCCTCGCCATCGTCACCGAACGCGACGGCAAGGCCCGCCCCGACATCGTCCTCGCCCCCGCCTGA
- a CDS encoding response regulator gives MTARILLVEDEELNRVLVRAVLARAEDPQVRDARLVEAGSLAAARDVLRHPDQVDVVLLDMNLPDGSGLDLATELATAQEKPKVIALTASVLPSDRAAALEAGCDGFLDKPYAAADLVTVIATHLPH, from the coding sequence ATGACCGCACGCATCCTGCTGGTGGAGGACGAGGAACTCAACCGCGTGCTGGTGCGGGCCGTGCTGGCCCGCGCCGAAGACCCCCAGGTGCGCGACGCCCGCCTGGTCGAGGCCGGCAGTCTCGCCGCCGCCCGCGACGTCCTGCGCCACCCCGACCAGGTCGACGTGGTCCTGCTCGACATGAACCTGCCCGACGGCAGCGGCCTCGACCTCGCCACCGAACTCGCCACCGCCCAGGAGAAACCCAAGGTCATCGCGCTCACCGCCAGCGTTCTGCCGAGCGACCGCGCCGCCGCCCTGGAAGCCGGCTGCGACGGCTTCCTCGACAAGCCCTACGCCGCCGCCGACCTGGTCACCGTCATCGCCACCCACCTGCCCCACTAG
- a CDS encoding response regulator translates to MRLDGNQLVVLAAEVLFIALFLRVLYHLIRRPDPLQREVALVFAAPTAIFALDALNRTTGGLPEIGGERPVTALFLPVLLLHPYLTMRLVSLLRPVRRQLTLAALTGGLLLGATLLLIPTGRPLRPAALIAAMAFFAIAETIPGLHLVTEARRRTGASGIRLWIAAGATIAFAGVVVLMGFGALFPVRPGPSPFSVAARVLAVLCGIGYAAAFLPPSWLRRMWSATTLQGVTGRLLDAPATETGQQIWQRYAEMMRDQSAADAVAVLVRKAGGHLEQTAYAGEVEASLTGFDAADLDELMDAPQPVPLAAVSRFRRRAAPPTLASHYAVQGERGYLTTLRMRIPPHETGAVLIFHRYRGLFNEDDLRLLADFGGHAGVLAERGGVLAEQRRLVDEQRRLSAELAASVEKLTQASQAKSDFLANMSHELRTPLNAIIGFSDLMRGEQPVEDRRSVPADWVDHIHNSGRHLLGLINDILDLAKVEAGRIDLHPAPLRVDDAARELLTGLRPLTEKKSQRIVCDLPELTVRADALRFRQILENLLSNAIKFTPDGGTITLEAHAFTADDGRPMVAITVADTGIGIADEDLTRVFEEFQQVGDRAHHQAGTGLGLALARRLVQAHGGDITVTSELGAGSRFTITLPDATEPAVAADTVVVLPQLPERGRILLIEDDVRSAELIRTYLVKAGYRVEMATSGESGLNAARLNPPDAILLDVVLPGIDGWSVIRELKNDGLLATIPVLFISVVDERHAGIAMGAADFLVKPVDDHQLVGSLARHIYTGPAEQPTVLVVDDDEESRHSVEESLRTAGAEVISCADGREGLEISRNHHFDLIVCDLRMPDLDGFSLLAAFNEDPANADVPVVALASTATVTAGHAEVTGKLLARAIHGAEEWDNLVALASGTAARRRLEIDTAERGDR, encoded by the coding sequence ATGAGACTGGACGGCAATCAGCTGGTGGTGCTCGCGGCGGAGGTGCTCTTCATCGCGCTCTTCCTGCGCGTGCTCTACCACCTCATCCGGCGCCCGGACCCGCTGCAGCGCGAGGTCGCGCTGGTCTTCGCGGCGCCGACCGCGATCTTCGCCCTCGACGCGCTGAACCGGACGACCGGCGGGCTCCCGGAGATCGGCGGCGAGCGGCCGGTCACCGCGCTGTTCCTGCCGGTGCTGCTGCTCCATCCGTACCTCACGATGCGCCTGGTCTCGCTGCTGCGCCCGGTCCGGCGGCAGCTCACCCTGGCGGCGCTCACCGGCGGTCTGCTGCTCGGCGCCACGCTGCTGCTCATCCCGACCGGGCGGCCGCTGCGCCCGGCCGCGTTGATCGCCGCCATGGCGTTCTTCGCGATCGCGGAGACCATCCCCGGCCTGCACCTGGTCACCGAGGCGCGCCGGCGGACCGGCGCGTCCGGGATCAGGCTGTGGATCGCGGCCGGCGCCACCATCGCGTTCGCCGGCGTGGTGGTGCTGATGGGGTTCGGCGCGCTGTTCCCGGTCCGGCCCGGGCCGTCGCCGTTCAGCGTGGCCGCGCGCGTGCTGGCCGTGCTCTGCGGCATCGGATACGCCGCCGCGTTCCTGCCGCCGTCGTGGCTGCGCCGGATGTGGTCCGCGACGACACTGCAGGGCGTCACCGGCCGGCTGCTGGACGCCCCGGCCACCGAGACCGGGCAGCAGATCTGGCAGCGGTACGCGGAGATGATGCGCGACCAGTCCGCGGCGGACGCGGTCGCGGTGCTGGTCCGCAAGGCCGGCGGGCACCTCGAGCAGACCGCCTACGCGGGCGAGGTCGAGGCGTCGCTGACCGGGTTCGACGCCGCCGACCTGGACGAGTTGATGGACGCGCCGCAGCCGGTGCCGCTCGCCGCGGTGTCCCGGTTCCGCCGCCGCGCCGCGCCGCCCACGCTCGCCAGCCACTACGCCGTCCAGGGCGAACGCGGGTACCTGACCACGCTGCGCATGCGCATCCCACCGCACGAGACCGGCGCGGTCCTGATCTTCCACCGCTACCGGGGCCTGTTCAACGAGGACGATCTGCGGCTGCTGGCCGACTTCGGCGGGCACGCCGGCGTGCTGGCCGAACGCGGCGGCGTCCTGGCCGAGCAGCGGCGGCTGGTGGACGAGCAGCGCCGGCTCTCCGCCGAACTGGCCGCGTCCGTGGAGAAGCTGACCCAGGCCAGCCAGGCGAAGAGCGACTTCCTGGCCAACATGAGCCACGAACTGCGTACCCCGTTGAACGCGATCATCGGGTTCAGCGACCTGATGCGGGGCGAGCAGCCGGTCGAGGACCGGCGCAGCGTGCCCGCGGACTGGGTCGACCACATCCACAACAGCGGCCGCCACCTGCTCGGCCTGATCAACGACATCCTGGACCTGGCCAAGGTCGAGGCCGGCCGGATCGACCTGCACCCGGCGCCGCTGCGCGTGGACGACGCGGCCCGGGAACTGCTCACCGGCCTGCGCCCGCTCACCGAGAAGAAGTCCCAGCGGATCGTCTGCGACCTGCCGGAGCTGACCGTGCGCGCCGACGCGCTGCGGTTCCGGCAGATCCTGGAGAACCTGCTCTCCAACGCCATCAAGTTCACGCCGGACGGCGGCACGATCACGCTGGAGGCGCACGCGTTCACCGCGGACGACGGCCGGCCGATGGTGGCGATCACCGTCGCGGACACCGGCATCGGCATCGCCGACGAGGACCTGACCCGCGTGTTCGAGGAGTTCCAGCAGGTCGGCGACCGCGCGCACCACCAGGCCGGCACCGGGCTCGGGCTGGCGCTGGCCCGCCGCCTGGTGCAGGCGCACGGCGGCGACATCACGGTCACCTCCGAGCTCGGCGCGGGCAGCCGCTTCACCATCACGCTGCCGGACGCGACCGAGCCCGCGGTCGCCGCGGACACCGTGGTCGTCCTGCCGCAACTGCCGGAACGCGGCCGGATCCTGCTGATCGAGGACGACGTGCGGTCCGCCGAGCTGATCCGCACGTACCTGGTGAAGGCCGGCTACCGGGTGGAGATGGCCACGTCCGGCGAGTCCGGCCTGAACGCCGCGCGCCTCAACCCGCCGGACGCGATCCTGCTCGACGTGGTGCTGCCCGGCATCGACGGCTGGTCCGTGATCCGCGAGCTGAAGAACGACGGCCTGCTCGCCACGATCCCGGTGCTGTTCATCTCCGTCGTCGACGAGCGGCACGCCGGCATCGCCATGGGCGCCGCCGACTTCCTGGTCAAGCCGGTCGACGACCACCAACTGGTCGGCTCGCTGGCCCGGCACATCTACACCGGCCCGGCCGAGCAGCCCACGGTCCTGGTGGTCGACGACGACGAGGAGAGCCGCCACTCGGTGGAGGAGAGCCTGCGTACCGCCGGCGCCGAGGTGATCTCCTGCGCGGACGGCCGCGAGGGCCTAGAGATCAGCCGCAACCACCACTTCGACCTGATCGTCTGCGACCTGCGCATGCCCGACCTGGACGGGTTCTCCCTGCTGGCCGCGTTCAACGAGGACCCCGCGAACGCGGACGTGCCGGTGGTCGCGCTCGCCTCGACCGCCACCGTCACGGCCGGGCACGCGGAGGTCACCGGCAAGCTCCTGGCCCGCGCCATCCACGGCGCCGAGGAGTGGGACAACCTGGTCGCGCTGGCCAGCGGCACCGCCGCCCGGCGCCGACTCGAGATCGACACTGCGGAACGAGGTGACCGATGA
- a CDS encoding bifunctional riboflavin kinase/FAD synthetase, with protein MQRWRGYDAVPGGWGRSVVTIGVFDGVHRGHQATIGDAVKRARDLGIRSVVVTFDPHPSEVVRPGSHPAVLTEAGRKADLIEALGVDALCVVPFTQDFSRRGPEEFVHEVLVEHLHAAQVVVGDNFRFGHRAAGDIALLRRLGRTFGFAVEDAPLITAEEGTVFSSTYIRACVDAGDVSAATRALGRPHRLEGVVVRGDQRGRELGFPTANLLSGRYAAIPADGVYAGWLVRRDERLMAAVSIGTNPTFSGTERRVEAYALDFAGDLYGERLALDFVVRLRETRAYEGIEPLVAQITEDVAQARELLSAG; from the coding sequence ATGCAGCGGTGGCGGGGATACGACGCGGTTCCGGGCGGCTGGGGCCGATCGGTCGTGACGATCGGGGTCTTCGACGGGGTGCACCGCGGGCATCAGGCCACCATCGGCGACGCCGTGAAACGCGCCCGCGACCTGGGCATCCGCTCGGTGGTCGTGACGTTCGACCCGCACCCGTCCGAGGTGGTCCGGCCCGGCTCGCACCCGGCCGTGCTGACCGAGGCCGGCCGCAAGGCGGACCTGATCGAGGCGCTCGGCGTGGACGCGCTCTGCGTGGTGCCGTTCACCCAGGACTTCTCCCGCCGCGGCCCGGAGGAGTTCGTGCACGAGGTGCTGGTCGAGCACCTGCACGCGGCGCAGGTCGTGGTCGGGGACAACTTCCGGTTCGGGCACCGGGCGGCCGGCGACATCGCGCTGCTGCGGCGGCTCGGTCGCACGTTCGGCTTCGCCGTGGAGGACGCGCCGCTGATCACCGCGGAGGAGGGCACGGTCTTCTCCTCCACCTACATCCGGGCCTGCGTGGACGCGGGCGACGTGTCGGCCGCGACCCGCGCGCTGGGCCGCCCGCATCGGCTGGAGGGCGTCGTCGTCCGCGGCGACCAGCGCGGCCGTGAGCTCGGCTTCCCCACGGCGAACCTGCTCTCCGGGAGGTACGCCGCGATCCCGGCCGACGGCGTCTACGCGGGCTGGCTGGTGCGCCGCGACGAGCGGTTGATGGCCGCGGTGTCGATCGGCACCAACCCCACGTTCTCCGGCACCGAGCGCCGGGTCGAGGCGTACGCGCTGGACTTCGCGGGCGACCTCTACGGCGAGCGGCTGGCGCTGGACTTCGTGGTGCGGCTGCGCGAGACGCGTGCGTACGAGGGCATCGAGCCGCTGGTGGCGCAGATCACCGAGGACGTCGCCCAGGCCAGGGAGCTTCTCAGCGCTGGGTGA
- the rpsO gene encoding 30S ribosomal protein S15 has protein sequence MALDQEQKSKIRADFATAEGDTGSPEVQVAVLTKRIADLTEHLKVHKHDHHSRRGLLLLVGRRRRLLNYVQKKDIARYRTLIERLGLRR, from the coding sequence ATGGCGCTCGACCAAGAGCAGAAGAGCAAGATCCGCGCGGACTTCGCGACCGCCGAGGGTGACACCGGTTCCCCCGAGGTTCAGGTGGCCGTGCTGACCAAGCGGATCGCGGACCTGACCGAGCACCTCAAGGTGCACAAGCACGACCACCACAGCCGTCGTGGTCTGCTGCTGCTGGTCGGCCGCCGCCGCCGGCTGCTCAACTACGTCCAGAAGAAGGACATCGCCCGCTACCGGACGCTCATCGAGCGCCTCGGCCTGCGCCGATAG
- a CDS encoding polyribonucleotide nucleotidyltransferase produces the protein MTEQNNALGTQHSTAVIDNGAFGTREITFSTGRLAKQAAGSVIAQLGETVVLSATTASKTPKEHFDFFPLTVDVEERMYAAGRIPGSFFRREGRPSEDAILTCRLIDRPLRPSFTKGLRNEVQVVETVLALDPAHPYDVVAMNAASMSTKLSGLPFSGPIGATRVAHIDGQWVAFPTLEELERATFDMVVAGRVLPDGDVAIMMVEAEATPNTIKLVSAGAPAPTEEVVASGLEASKPAIRELCRAQSALADVAAKPVQEFPVFLDYQDDVYEAVSAAARGEVAEALKIAGKAEREESLDLVKAKVAEQLAGQFEGREKELSAAFRSVTKSEVRARVLREEVRIDGRGPRDIRPLTAEVGVLPRVHGSALFERGETQIMGVTTLNMLRMEQALDTLAPEKSKRYMHNYNFPPYSTGETGRVGSPKRREIGHGALAERALVPVLPTREEFPYAIRQVSEALGSNGSTSMGSVCASTLALLSAGVPLKAPVAGIAMGLISDEVDGKTQYVTLTDILGAEDAYGDMDFKVAGTSEFVTALQLDTKLDGIPSDVLAAALQQAHDARHTILGVMQAAIEGPGEMSDHAPRVTTVKIPVDKIGMVIGPKGQTINAIQDETGAEISIEDDGTIYVGATNGPSAQAAVDRINGIANPTLPKVGEKFLGTVVKTAAFGAFISLLPGRDGLLHISKVGNGKRVDKVEDFLNVGDKIEVQIADIDQRGKIYLDKVRAEGEEAPAPAEAGAGSGDRPPRGDRGDRGPRGDRGDRGGDRGDRGGDRGDRAPRERDGEGGGEGGDGPRRRRTRRD, from the coding sequence ATGACCGAGCAGAACAACGCTCTCGGCACCCAGCACAGCACCGCAGTGATCGACAACGGCGCCTTCGGCACCCGTGAGATCACCTTCTCCACCGGCCGGCTCGCCAAGCAGGCCGCCGGCTCCGTCATCGCCCAGCTCGGCGAGACGGTCGTCCTCTCCGCGACCACGGCCAGCAAGACGCCGAAGGAGCACTTCGACTTCTTCCCGCTGACCGTCGACGTCGAGGAGCGGATGTACGCCGCGGGCCGCATCCCCGGCTCGTTCTTCCGCCGCGAGGGCCGGCCCAGCGAGGACGCGATCCTCACCTGCCGCCTGATCGACCGGCCGCTGCGCCCGTCGTTCACCAAGGGCCTGCGCAACGAGGTCCAGGTCGTCGAGACCGTGCTGGCGCTCGACCCGGCCCACCCGTACGACGTGGTCGCCATGAACGCGGCCTCGATGTCCACCAAGCTCTCCGGCCTGCCGTTCTCCGGCCCGATCGGCGCGACCCGGGTCGCGCACATCGACGGCCAGTGGGTGGCGTTCCCGACGCTGGAGGAGCTGGAGCGCGCCACGTTCGACATGGTCGTGGCCGGCCGGGTGCTCCCGGACGGCGACGTCGCGATCATGATGGTCGAGGCCGAGGCCACGCCGAACACGATCAAGCTGGTCTCCGCCGGTGCCCCGGCGCCGACCGAGGAGGTCGTGGCCAGCGGTCTGGAGGCCTCGAAGCCGGCGATCCGCGAGCTGTGCCGGGCGCAGAGCGCGCTGGCCGACGTCGCCGCCAAGCCGGTGCAGGAGTTCCCGGTCTTCCTGGACTACCAGGACGACGTGTACGAGGCCGTCTCCGCCGCCGCGCGCGGCGAGGTCGCCGAGGCGCTGAAGATCGCCGGCAAGGCCGAGCGCGAGGAGTCGCTCGACCTGGTCAAGGCGAAGGTCGCGGAGCAGCTCGCGGGCCAGTTCGAGGGCCGCGAGAAGGAGCTCTCCGCCGCGTTCCGGTCCGTCACCAAGTCCGAGGTCCGCGCGCGCGTGCTGCGCGAGGAGGTCCGGATCGACGGCCGCGGGCCGCGCGACATCCGGCCGCTGACCGCCGAGGTCGGCGTGCTGCCGCGGGTGCACGGCTCCGCGCTGTTCGAGCGGGGCGAGACCCAGATCATGGGCGTCACCACGCTGAACATGCTGCGCATGGAGCAGGCGCTGGACACGCTGGCGCCGGAGAAGTCCAAGCGCTACATGCACAACTACAACTTCCCGCCGTACTCGACCGGTGAGACCGGCCGGGTCGGCTCGCCGAAGCGCCGCGAGATCGGCCACGGCGCGCTCGCCGAGCGGGCGCTCGTGCCGGTGCTGCCGACGCGCGAGGAGTTCCCGTACGCGATCCGCCAGGTCTCCGAGGCGCTGGGCTCCAACGGCTCCACCTCGATGGGCTCGGTCTGCGCGTCCACGCTGGCGCTGCTCTCCGCGGGTGTCCCGCTGAAGGCGCCGGTCGCCGGCATCGCGATGGGCCTCATCTCCGACGAGGTCGACGGCAAGACGCAGTACGTCACGCTGACCGACATCCTCGGCGCCGAGGACGCGTACGGCGACATGGACTTCAAGGTCGCCGGCACCAGCGAGTTCGTCACCGCGCTCCAGCTCGACACCAAGCTGGACGGCATCCCGTCCGACGTGCTGGCCGCCGCGCTCCAGCAGGCGCACGACGCCCGGCACACCATCCTCGGCGTGATGCAGGCCGCGATCGAGGGCCCGGGCGAGATGTCCGACCACGCGCCGCGCGTCACCACGGTGAAGATCCCGGTCGACAAGATCGGCATGGTCATCGGCCCGAAGGGCCAGACGATCAACGCGATCCAGGACGAGACCGGCGCCGAGATCTCCATCGAGGACGACGGCACGATCTACGTCGGCGCCACCAACGGCCCCTCGGCCCAGGCGGCGGTCGACCGGATCAACGGCATCGCGAACCCGACGCTGCCGAAGGTCGGCGAGAAGTTCCTCGGCACGGTCGTCAAGACGGCCGCGTTCGGCGCGTTCATCTCGCTGCTGCCGGGCCGCGACGGCCTGCTGCACATCTCCAAGGTGGGCAACGGCAAGCGCGTCGACAAGGTCGAGGACTTCCTCAACGTCGGCGACAAGATCGAGGTCCAGATCGCGGACATCGACCAGCGCGGCAAGATCTACCTCGACAAGGTCCGGGCCGAGGGCGAGGAGGCCCCCGCTCCGGCGGAGGCCGGCGCCGGCTCGGGCGACCGCCCGCCCCGTGGCGACCGCGGTGACCGCGGCCCGCGCGGCGACCGTGGGGACCGGGGCGGGGACCGTGGCGACCGCGGTGGCGACCGCGGTGACCGCGCTCCGCGCGAGCGTGACGGCGAGGGTGGTGGCGAGGGCGGCGACGGCCCGCGTCGTCGCCGGACCCGCCGCGACTGA
- a CDS encoding M16 family metallopeptidase: MTNPVQRGADPLGGTVNKTVLPSGLRIVTESIPTVRSVSIGIWAAIGSRDETPELSGASHFLEHLLFKGTERRTAMDISAEIEAVGGETNAFTAKEYTCYYARVLDENLPLAVDVLCDLAANSVLADADVETERGVILEEIAMHDDEPGDQVHDIFTELIYGDHPLGQLISGTEQTIGAMTRAQIETFYRERYTAPHLVIAAAGNLDHDAIVTQVTAALAGTPLDGPPAEPAARRPGTPSPTYAPPARTVEPKDTEQAHVVIGAPGLARLDDRRFTAGVLNNVLGGGMSSRLFQEIREKRGLAYSVYSYTTQYADSGLFAVYAGCAPGKVEEVLDLTRAELAEVARTGLTAEELARGKGMTKGAFVLGLEDTGSRMTRLAKAELLYDDLLPVAGYLDRVDAVTGDEVGALAADLLTRPHSLAVVGPFDEDADWPLG, from the coding sequence ATGACGAACCCCGTACAGCGGGGCGCCGACCCACTGGGCGGCACGGTCAACAAGACCGTGCTGCCCAGTGGGCTGCGCATCGTCACCGAGTCCATCCCGACCGTCCGCAGCGTGTCGATCGGGATCTGGGCCGCCATCGGCTCCCGCGACGAGACGCCGGAGCTCTCCGGCGCCTCGCACTTCCTGGAGCACCTGCTCTTCAAGGGCACCGAGCGGCGTACCGCGATGGACATCTCCGCGGAGATCGAGGCGGTCGGCGGCGAGACGAACGCGTTCACCGCCAAGGAGTACACCTGCTACTACGCGCGCGTGCTGGACGAGAACCTGCCGCTCGCGGTCGACGTGCTCTGTGACCTCGCGGCGAACTCCGTGCTCGCCGACGCGGACGTGGAGACCGAGCGTGGCGTGATCCTGGAGGAGATCGCCATGCACGACGACGAGCCCGGCGACCAGGTGCACGACATCTTCACCGAGCTGATCTACGGCGACCACCCGCTCGGCCAGCTCATCTCCGGCACCGAGCAGACCATCGGCGCGATGACCCGCGCGCAGATCGAGACGTTCTACCGCGAGCGCTACACCGCGCCGCACCTGGTGATCGCGGCCGCCGGCAACCTCGACCACGACGCGATCGTCACCCAGGTGACGGCCGCGCTGGCCGGCACGCCGCTGGACGGCCCGCCCGCCGAGCCCGCCGCCCGCCGCCCCGGCACGCCGTCGCCCACCTACGCGCCACCCGCGCGGACCGTGGAGCCGAAGGACACCGAGCAGGCGCACGTGGTGATCGGCGCGCCCGGCCTGGCCCGGCTCGACGACCGCCGGTTCACCGCCGGCGTGCTCAACAACGTGCTCGGCGGCGGCATGTCCAGCCGCCTCTTCCAGGAGATCCGGGAGAAGCGCGGCCTGGCCTACTCGGTCTACTCGTACACCACGCAGTACGCCGACTCCGGCCTCTTCGCGGTCTACGCGGGCTGCGCGCCCGGCAAGGTCGAGGAGGTGCTGGACCTGACCCGCGCCGAACTGGCCGAGGTCGCCCGGACCGGCCTCACCGCCGAGGAACTCGCCCGCGGCAAGGGCATGACCAAGGGCGCGTTCGTGCTGGGCCTGGAGGACACCGGCTCCCGGATGACCCGCCTGGCCAAGGCCGAGCTGCTCTACGACGACCTGCTGCCGGTCGCCGGCTACCTCGACCGGGTGGACGCGGTCACCGGGGACGAGGTCGGCGCGCTCGCCGCGGACCTGCTCACCCGGCCGCACTCGCTCGCGGTCGTGGGCCCCTTCGACGAGGACGCCGACTGGCCTCTGGGATAG